The DNA window ACTTGTTCTTGGTCTCGTAGAGGCTCTCGATCTGCTTCTGGTAGCGCTGCCAGGCCACGCGCCGCTTCAGCTTGAGCGAGGGGGTGAGCATGCCGTTGTCCGTCGTGAAGTCCTCCTCCGCGAGGGTGATGCGCTTCACGCGCTCGAAGCCCTTCCACTCGGTGGAGTACTTGTCGACCTCGCTCTGGATCATGGCGATCACGCGCGCGTTGGTGAGGAGATCGGCCGCCGCCTGGTAACTCACACCTTCGGTCTTGGCCCACTCCTTCACCGCATCCAGATCGGGCACGACGAGCGCCACGTTGTGGAGGCGGTTGTCGCCGTAGACCATGGTGTTGAGGATGAAGGGGGAGAGCTTGAGCTGCTCCTCCAGGGGCGCAGGCGCGACGTACTTGCCGTTCTCCAGCTTGTACTGCTCCTTGATGCGGCCGGTGATGTAGAGGAAGCCCTCTTCGTCGATGTAGCCGAGGTCGCCGGTGCGGAAGCACTTGTCGGTGGTGAAAACCGCCTGATTTTCTTCAGGGCGGTTGTGGTAGCCCTTCATCACATTCGGGCCCGTGACCACGATCTCGCCGTGCTTGGGGTCACCCGACTCGGTCTTGTCGATGATGACCTTCACCCCGTCGATCAGCTTGCCGACGCTGCCGATGCGGTGCGCATCCGGGCGGTTGGCGGAGATGATGGGTGAGGTCTCGGTGAGGCCGTAGCCCTCGAACACCTTGATCCCCAGCCCGTCGATGAACTCTGCGACCTCGCGGGAGAGGGCGGCGCCACCGCTCACGGCGTACTTGAGCCGGCCGCCGAACTTCTGGCGGATCTTGGAGAACACGATCTTGTTGGCGAGGGCGAAGTTGAGCTTGTCGCCCAGCGAGAGAGCCTCTCCGTTTCGCTTCTTGGTCGCGATGCGGATCCCGGCGTGGAAGAGGTTGCGCACCACGGCGGGCTTCGCCGCCATCTGCTTGTTCACG is part of the Chondromyces crocatus genome and encodes:
- a CDS encoding AMP-dependent synthetase/ligase yields the protein MANFENLVELFERSIKLYGSRDLFGTKKDDQWNWLSYGEIGRLVDNFRGGLASLGIQRGDRVAIISNNRVEWAVAAYACYGLGAALVPMYEAQLAKEWAFIINDCEAVAVIAATSQIHEKCREIPETAPTLKHIIGLALPKSDPLSYDALLEAGAQKPVPAIKPTPEDTACLIYTSGTTGNPKGVILTHGNICSNINAVHACFPLNAEDRSLSFLPWAHSFGHTCELHAFLSLGASMALAEAVDKIVPNLAEVKPTVLVSVPRIFNRIYDGVNKQMAAKPAVVRNLFHAGIRIATKKRNGEALSLGDKLNFALANKIVFSKIRQKFGGRLKYAVSGGAALSREVAEFIDGLGIKVFEGYGLTETSPIISANRPDAHRIGSVGKLIDGVKVIIDKTESGDPKHGEIVVTGPNVMKGYHNRPEENQAVFTTDKCFRTGDLGYIDEEGFLYITGRIKEQYKLENGKYVAPAPLEEQLKLSPFILNTMVYGDNRLHNVALVVPDLDAVKEWAKTEGVSYQAAADLLTNARVIAMIQSEVDKYSTEWKGFERVKRITLAEEDFTTDNGMLTPSLKLKRRVAWQRYQKQIESLYETKNKSGSTSDAAA